A single Pseudodesulfovibrio aespoeensis Aspo-2 DNA region contains:
- a CDS encoding adenylate kinase: MNILIFGPNGSGKGTQGTLARDKYGLDHIESGAIFRKHIGGGTELGLKAKAFINKGELVPDDITIPMVLDVLANSDKNGWLLDGFPRSLVQGEKLWESLQKSGEKLDYVIEIKLPRDIAKARIMGRRLCENNPNHPNNVGIPVIAPDGDKCRVCGGALSARQDDQDAAAIDQRHDIYYDEKTGTMAACNFYKNMKNGGFKYIELNGEDSITAIKDYLMSQLV, from the coding sequence ATGAATATTCTGATTTTCGGCCCCAACGGCTCCGGCAAAGGCACCCAGGGCACCCTGGCCAGGGACAAGTACGGTCTGGATCACATCGAGTCCGGTGCCATCTTCCGCAAGCATATCGGCGGCGGAACCGAGCTGGGCCTGAAGGCCAAGGCATTCATCAACAAGGGTGAACTGGTTCCTGATGACATCACCATTCCCATGGTTCTCGATGTCCTGGCCAACTCCGACAAGAACGGCTGGTTGCTCGACGGTTTCCCCCGTTCTCTGGTCCAGGGTGAAAAACTGTGGGAATCCCTGCAGAAAAGCGGAGAGAAGCTGGACTACGTCATCGAGATCAAGCTGCCCCGCGACATCGCCAAGGCCCGGATCATGGGCCGCCGTCTGTGTGAAAACAATCCCAACCACCCCAACAACGTCGGCATCCCGGTCATCGCCCCTGACGGCGACAAGTGCCGTGTCTGCGGCGGCGCCCTCTCCGCCCGCCAGGACGATCAGGATGCAGCCGCCATCGATCAGCGCCACGACATCTACTACGATGAGAAGACCGGCACCATGGCCGCCTGCAACTTCTACAAGAACATGAAGAACGGCGGCTTCAAGTACATCGAGCTCAATGGCGAGGATTCCATCACCGCCATCAAGGACTACCTGATGAGCCAGCTCGTCTAG
- the tilS gene encoding tRNA lysidine(34) synthetase TilS produces MTGAFPAMPRSLQNLPPKWAHFCLGIERFISDDLALDMTGKTLAVGLSGGADSTALLLCLHWLAVKNGGRVVAAHLNHRLRPEADDDARWAASLCESLGVPCVAREADVAALAASRGMGLEEAGREARYTLFADVLAQHEAHFIALGHHLDDLGEDLLLRLSRGTAWPGLSGMVGRDDGRRLLRPLLLTPKSTLTGLLTALGVSWREDATNSDPRWARNRIRSTVMPLLLQENPNFLDAVARLWRVGSADRDYWDAQTATAGTTLLDATLAGAHRALRLRLYKAALDSLGPGQALADTLFGLDRAWQDRRIGATFQFPGEKTATVTGSGVVFSPRH; encoded by the coding sequence ATGACCGGTGCGTTCCCCGCCATGCCGCGTTCCCTGCAGAATCTGCCTCCCAAATGGGCACACTTCTGCCTTGGCATCGAGCGATTCATCAGCGACGACCTCGCCCTTGACATGACCGGCAAAACGCTGGCCGTGGGCCTGTCCGGCGGCGCGGACTCCACTGCCCTGCTCCTGTGCCTGCACTGGCTGGCCGTCAAGAACGGCGGGCGCGTCGTGGCCGCCCATCTGAACCACCGATTGCGGCCTGAGGCCGACGACGACGCCCGCTGGGCCGCGTCCCTGTGCGAGTCGCTGGGCGTGCCCTGCGTGGCCCGCGAGGCGGATGTGGCCGCCCTGGCCGCATCCCGTGGCATGGGCTTGGAGGAGGCTGGGCGTGAGGCCCGCTATACCCTGTTTGCCGATGTTCTGGCGCAGCACGAGGCCCACTTTATCGCTCTGGGGCATCATCTGGACGATCTGGGCGAGGACCTGCTCCTGCGTCTGTCCAGGGGCACGGCCTGGCCCGGACTCTCCGGCATGGTCGGTCGGGACGATGGCCGTCGACTGCTGCGCCCCCTGCTCCTGACCCCGAAATCGACCCTGACCGGGCTCCTGACCGCCCTTGGCGTGTCCTGGCGCGAGGACGCGACCAACAGCGATCCGCGCTGGGCCAGGAACCGCATCCGGTCCACGGTCATGCCCCTGCTGTTGCAGGAGAATCCGAACTTTCTCGATGCCGTGGCCCGTCTGTGGCGGGTCGGCAGCGCTGACCGCGACTACTGGGACGCCCAGACCGCAACCGCGGGAACCACGCTCTTAGACGCCACCCTGGCCGGAGCGCACCGCGCCCTGCGCTTGCGCCTCTACAAGGCGGCCCTGGACAGCCTCGGTCCGGGGCAGGCCCTGGCCGACACCCTTTTTGGGCTCGACAGGGCGTGGCAGGACCGGCGCATCGGAGCGACCTTCCAGTTTCCCGGTGAAAAGACAGCCACAGTCACCGGTTCCGGGGTGGTTTTCTCCCCCAGGCATTGA
- the hemA gene encoding glutamyl-tRNA reductase has translation MNGKIILVGLNHRTAGVDVREKFALTNVENFEAGLMAHCPLAECMALSTCNRVEIVAVVKRVSEREALDAVINYWAGICKGSPDLLVENTYQYVDLEAVEHLFTVASSLDSMVMGEPQILGQLKDSYRNAVDKGAARTIINRLLHKSFSVAKRVRTETAIASSAVSISYAAVELAKKIFGALDGTRAMLVGAGEMAELAATHLLQNGVRDIIIANRTLGRARELASTMGGQPIQIEQMYDHLHEVDIVISSTGSPVAVIKAREVKAILKKRKNKPMFFIDIAVPRDIDPDVNNLDNVYLYDIDDLKEVVEENMAQRQGEAVKARAVVEAETKVFGNWLNSLALQPTIVDLVDRSEDIALRELAKTLKKIGPVDETTRNSLETLVLSVGRKALHEPICFLKRRTQEEGSADQFIDMARRMFNLDDETVPPDAHLDRKNCGCAPEDIDRLIDASKTKEQ, from the coding sequence ATGAACGGAAAGATCATCCTTGTCGGCCTGAACCACCGGACCGCCGGGGTCGATGTGCGCGAGAAATTCGCCCTCACCAATGTGGAAAACTTCGAGGCCGGGCTCATGGCCCACTGTCCGCTCGCCGAATGCATGGCGCTCTCCACCTGCAACCGGGTGGAGATCGTGGCCGTGGTCAAACGCGTGTCCGAGCGCGAGGCCCTGGACGCCGTGATCAATTACTGGGCGGGCATCTGCAAGGGATCGCCGGACCTGCTGGTGGAAAACACCTACCAGTATGTCGATCTCGAGGCCGTGGAGCATCTGTTCACCGTGGCCAGCAGCCTGGATTCCATGGTCATGGGCGAGCCGCAGATACTGGGCCAGCTCAAGGACTCCTACCGCAACGCCGTGGACAAGGGGGCGGCCCGGACCATCATCAACCGGCTGTTGCACAAGTCTTTTTCCGTGGCCAAACGGGTGCGCACCGAGACGGCCATCGCCTCGAGCGCGGTCTCCATCAGCTATGCGGCGGTGGAGCTTGCCAAGAAGATTTTTGGCGCCCTGGACGGCACCCGCGCCATGCTCGTGGGCGCGGGCGAAATGGCCGAGCTGGCCGCCACCCACCTGCTCCAGAACGGCGTGCGCGACATCATCATCGCCAACCGCACCCTGGGCCGGGCCAGGGAGCTGGCCTCGACCATGGGCGGCCAGCCCATCCAGATCGAGCAGATGTACGACCATTTGCACGAGGTGGACATCGTCATCAGCTCCACCGGCTCGCCCGTGGCTGTGATCAAGGCCAGGGAAGTCAAGGCGATTCTCAAGAAGCGCAAGAACAAGCCGATGTTCTTCATCGACATCGCCGTGCCGCGCGACATCGACCCGGATGTCAACAACCTGGACAACGTCTACCTCTACGACATTGACGACCTCAAGGAAGTGGTCGAGGAAAACATGGCCCAGCGCCAGGGCGAGGCGGTCAAGGCCAGGGCCGTGGTCGAGGCCGAGACCAAAGTGTTCGGCAACTGGCTCAATTCCCTGGCGCTCCAGCCGACCATCGTCGATCTCGTGGACCGCAGCGAGGACATCGCCCTGCGCGAGCTGGCCAAGACCCTCAAGAAGATCGGCCCGGTGGACGAGACCACCCGGAACTCACTGGAAACGCTTGTTCTTTCCGTGGGCCGCAAGGCGCTGCACGAGCCCATCTGTTTTCTCAAGCGGCGCACCCAGGAAGAGGGGTCGGCGGATCAGTTCATTGACATGGCCCGGCGCATGTTCAATCTCGACGACGAGACCGTGCCGCCCGACGCCCACCTGGACCGCAAGAACTGTGGCTGCGCCCCTGAAGACATCGACCGGCTCATCGACGCCTCAAAGACCAAGGAACAATGA
- the ccsA gene encoding cytochrome c biogenesis protein CcsA, with protein MGLFDILHILIIAFYALGTVLFLTGVCAGNDRLKTLAVWLAVAGFTLNTADLSLALTGDPLALSSGTFYFNILAWCVLAVYFFLWWRLRLEFLAITALPLALLLYVASLALGGIRVVMPPELTMLFFGLHIGTLILTLGVLIMAFGAAVAFIYYNRKLKTKAGLSSMGQGIPSLDKFDAVNRLAVTIGFPLFTLGLFSTYFWYLIDAKRPFAWDIMKIGSFAVWFLFAFLFHQRVVLGWRGRKPAILAIWVFAGMCVSLIHHTITFRAVP; from the coding sequence ATGGGCTTGTTTGACATTCTGCACATCCTCATAATTGCCTTCTATGCGCTGGGCACGGTTCTTTTCCTGACCGGCGTGTGCGCGGGCAACGACAGGCTCAAGACCCTTGCCGTGTGGCTGGCCGTGGCCGGGTTCACCCTGAACACGGCGGACCTCTCCCTGGCCCTGACCGGCGATCCCTTGGCCCTGAGCTCGGGCACGTTCTATTTCAACATCCTGGCGTGGTGCGTGCTGGCCGTTTATTTCTTCCTCTGGTGGCGGCTGCGGCTCGAATTCCTGGCCATCACCGCCCTGCCCCTGGCCCTGCTCCTGTATGTGGCCTCCCTGGCCCTGGGCGGCATCCGGGTGGTCATGCCGCCGGAGCTGACCATGCTCTTCTTCGGCCTGCACATCGGCACCCTGATCCTGACCCTGGGCGTGTTGATCATGGCCTTTGGCGCGGCTGTCGCCTTCATCTACTACAACCGCAAGCTCAAGACCAAGGCCGGATTGTCGAGCATGGGCCAGGGCATCCCGTCGCTGGACAAGTTCGACGCAGTCAACCGGCTGGCTGTGACCATCGGGTTCCCCCTCTTCACCCTGGGGCTGTTCTCCACCTATTTCTGGTACCTGATCGACGCCAAACGCCCATTCGCCTGGGATATCATGAAGATCGGCTCATTTGCAGTCTGGTTTCTGTTCGCCTTCCTCTTCCACCAACGAGTGGTTCTCGGCTGGCGGGGGCGCAAGCCCGCCATCCTCGCCATATGGGTGTTTGCGGGCATGTGCGTCTCCCTCATTCATCACACCATCACCTTCAGGGCCGTGCCATGA
- a CDS encoding precorrin-2 dehydrogenase/sirohydrochlorin ferrochelatase family protein, translating into MRYYPIFVNLENKGCLVVGAGEVGKRKIQSLIDSGAGTVTIIDTRPADPEMASLLAQDHVSFQCREFRDTDLDGKFLVIACTSSEEVNWRISTLCAERAILCNIVDQPEKCSFIVPATVKRGDLTVAISTAGRSPAMAKRIRKELQESFGDEYAGLLTLMGRIRPLVLGLGMTTPENTAVLRSLVNSDLLARIKARDLDAASEILKESLPQPLHANIPELLDGLV; encoded by the coding sequence ATGCGATACTATCCCATTTTCGTGAACCTGGAGAACAAGGGGTGCCTCGTGGTGGGCGCGGGCGAGGTCGGCAAGCGCAAGATCCAGTCCCTGATCGACTCTGGCGCGGGCACGGTGACCATCATCGACACCCGCCCCGCCGACCCGGAGATGGCCTCGCTGCTGGCCCAGGACCACGTCTCCTTCCAGTGCCGGGAGTTTCGCGACACCGACCTGGACGGCAAGTTCCTGGTCATCGCCTGCACCTCCAGCGAGGAGGTCAACTGGCGCATCAGCACCCTCTGCGCCGAGCGCGCCATCCTGTGCAACATCGTGGACCAGCCAGAGAAGTGCAGCTTCATCGTCCCGGCCACGGTCAAGCGCGGCGATTTGACGGTAGCCATCTCCACGGCGGGCCGCAGCCCAGCCATGGCCAAGCGCATCCGCAAGGAATTGCAGGAGAGCTTTGGCGACGAATACGCGGGCCTGCTCACGCTCATGGGCCGCATCAGACCGCTGGTGCTCGGGCTTGGCATGACCACGCCGGAAAACACCGCGGTGCTGCGCTCGCTGGTCAACTCCGATCTTCTGGCCCGGATCAAGGCCAGAGACCTTGACGCTGCCTCGGAAATACTTAAAGAATCATTGCCCCAACCATTGCACGCCAACATCCCGGAGCTGCTTGATGGGCTTGTTTGA